The following nucleotide sequence is from Zea mays cultivar B73 chromosome 1, Zm-B73-REFERENCE-NAM-5.0, whole genome shotgun sequence.
TTCGTCTCCTTTTTTTATCTTCCATCTGCAGTCATCCAGATTCCAGAATACACGTTGACTGCTGGGAGCAAATGTAGGTTTTTTACTTGATCTGGTCAAGCTCAGCAAGCTTAACTAACCTGGTGAATTATGTTGAGAAGTACACCTTCAAAATCACAGCAAGGGTAAGCCCCTCTAGCCATGAGGGTGAGCCTTTGGTTCTTCAAGTCCTCAAGGATCAGATCATTACCATTATGGCCGCCTCTGGTCGGTGGCGACCTCATCGCTCTACTTTACCTTTCCGGCAAACGGCGATAGCATCGTTGCGCCTTAGCTCCACCCGTGACAGCGTCAGTGCGTCACCGCCGATGGATGGAGCTTGCTGAAATCCAACAGACCAAAACGACAAGTGGCACAGGCCCTGTAGAAGCAGCCGGTCGGCTCGGTGAATGCCACGTGAAGACGTCCGTGtgtttaccccccccccccccccccccccccccccgttagCCTCCCATAGTCCCATGGTGCTCGTCGCGTCTGGAGTCTGAACCATTGTACGGGCCCGCCCGCGCTCCAATTTCAATTCATGACCATCCATCCCACCCGTCGAGCCGCATCACGCACTGCCGCACGTCTCGACTCTCGAGTGTCGCCCACGCGGCGCTCCAGCAGCCCCAGCCGGTATTCAGCTGTCATACGTCAGTTGTGCCAACCAGAAGTCCAGAACGGACTCCAGAAGAAGCTGGCAACGAACCGGCCATACTGCCTGCTTGATTGGGGTTTAGGGCGTGTTTGGGATCAAGACTGACGATAGAAAGAGATTAAGGGCTCGTTGTATTTTGAATAGCAAGAAATTTAATCCCTCTCAACTTCGTCTCATACATGTGCAACCTAATAAGGCCTAAGGGACTAAGATACTCTCGTTATTCAATTGAATAGTAATAGAATTTTAGCCCTTAAATCCCTCTAATTCTCTTGCTCCCAAATAAACCCTTGATGTTTATTAGTTGGTTATTAAAGTTTTAGGTCATTTTTAGCTGGTCTAAATTTTAGGCATGTTTTAGATCTAGTTGTTGGAAATAACAGTAATTTAGTGATGAACAAAATGATTTCGACAATAATAAAATAAGCAGCAACATGTTTCATAAACGCATAACTCACTATCATTTCACAATCTAGTGCTATTGATTGAAAGAATACGAGAATAACCGAcagggaaagatagccattatcATAGTGGGGTTGGTGGCGCTAGAACAACACAAAAGTAGGGAAAGCAGAACAATGAGAACGACAACATCGGCGTGAAGAAAGCAGATAAACAACGAGCAGTTGCGACGACGCTTCTTCCCAAAAACCTTGTACGAGTCCTACCCGTGCAGGGACATAAGAGGATATAGGCTTCGGAGATTCTGCTCTCCTACCCCGATGGCACGTTGGTGGTGGGATGGGGAAGACAAAGGCATCACAGCGCTCTGGTGTGAAGAGAAAAAGGAGTACTGAGGACAACGTCTCGCCCTCTATTTGTACACACGACGCGACAAAACAGACAAGTAATCAGCCGAGTAATCACAACACTAACGTGACAATCAATCACAATTAATACGAGAATAATTGCTTACCAAAATAGCACCCGCAAGATCGAAAGCGAGAAATCGTCGGACCATTCACGAGCACGCGTGTGGGTTCTTCCTTTTTCTCTCCTCAATGGTTTCAAACAGGTGGAGACAATTGAACTATTTAAGTTAGTCCCACTCCACCTAAAGTAACAAGGTGATACTAAAGTTGCTACCATACTGTGCATGTGTGAGTGTGCCTTTGAGATTTATAGAAATTATTATTTGGACCAAGCCCAAATTCTTAACACTATTGCTAGAACCTCAAGACAAGAGTTGAAATAATTTAAAATTTAGTGCATAAACTTTAAACTTTCGGTTTAAGGTTGAATCAACTTATTTAAACTCTATAGAAATTGTACAGGCACCGAGCAATAAATTATACGTTTCGTTGTATTGCAGTGACATAGTTTACCAGTGAATTATAAGACTTCACAATATGGTTATTATTTTGTTTGTATATCGATCTAGTCTGTTTGACTACTTGAGATTGAGATTATTTGGTACTTatatatactatatatatataaataattggTTCCTGACGAACGACGATGCTAGCTAGCCCAAACGCCGATTCTTTAGACCAAAAAATTGCGGCACTTTGCGATTATGTGTCCAAGTGCTACTGCTACCACCTACATAATTAAATCATTATTGTGTGTTGCGAAACTTGGATAGGAAAAATGGTCACAAGTAGTTGTTTGAAGGAGATTATTGAATCCAAGTACTTGTACTCCACCACCCCCAACATTGCCAAATAGGATATGTACTCAAGGAAATCAATGCTGATTTCATGACGCACATGTAATGCATACATGCGGATTAAATCCAACAAGAATACAATGTTTCaaatatataatatatatgtAAAGTCACACGCACTTGCATACATTACATCGTATATATGCAGTGATCTTGATACAAGGTAATTCAAAAAACCCATCACCCAATCAAGAAAAAGCAGTACTAGTGGAGTACGGCAGTAGACACTAACGTAAAACCCTAGATATCTACCACACCGACGTCTCGCACAAACTAACCTTAGCTGACATCGTCGTCTTCCTCTCGCTTTTGCACCGCCAGAGGTAGCATCCATCCAACGCCAACATCACAGTCACGCTGCGGACAACTCGACCGACCAGAGCTCAAGCATCACATCTTTTCTTGCAATATTTTTCTACGCATTTAATTTTCCCAACCAAAAAAATAATATTGGCGGGGAAATATTATGGAATACCAAGCACGACAGACTGGCAGATGGGCCTTCTCCCTGCTGTCCTACAGACGGAGGAGGCCGCGGATGCCATCGGCGGTGGCGGCCTCCACGTTGCAGGACGGCGCGGCCGGCATCACCACTCTGGTGTCCTTGGTAGGGGAGGACGCTTTCACGACGAGGGAGAAGCTGGGCAGCGGCAGGCTGCTTGGCGGCGGCGCCAGCACGTGCAGCAGGTCCTGAACGAAGTCCCTGGCCACCTCCTGCTCGAGGTCGTCCAGTGCCTCCGTCACCACTGGCGCGGGCGGCAGAGGCGTCGCGCGCTCCAGCGGCTTCTTCTTCTGCGCTGCGGACCTCTCCATCGTCGGCGGAGGCGGCCTTGCCGGCCTCCTCCTCCTGTCCCTCTGGCGCGGCGGCGCAGGGGCTGCAGGCGGCACTGCTGCCGAAACTGATACTGTGGTGCTTCCCGCTGCTGCCCTGCCGGCGCGTGGCGCCGACGCCGGCGGGGGCGGAGCTGCTGGTAGGGCGGGGAAAGTGGCGTACTTTGCAGCGGTCGGTGGGAGCGGCA
It contains:
- the LOC100275469 gene encoding uncharacterized protein LOC100275469, coding for MENVLLDRSSRSLEFPKRSLIGRGRRGPAGARTAVPPFGSYSSFTTWQSHNHLHKGGAWASAPALPYARPPVIYSSPSLPLLPSHQPPLLPLPPTAAKYATFPALPAAPPPPASAPRAGRAAAGSTTVSVSAAVPPAAPAPPRQRDRRRRPARPPPPTMERSAAQKKKPLERATPLPPAPVVTEALDDLEQEVARDFVQDLLHVLAPPPSSLPLPSFSLVVKASSPTKDTRVVMPAAPSCNVEAATADGIRGLLRL